One stretch of Halobaculum marinum DNA includes these proteins:
- the infB gene encoding translation initiation factor IF-2 — MSDTNTDPESAADPGALRTPIVAVLGHVDHGKTTLLDRIRGSAVQEGEAGAITQHIGATAVPLETISEMAGALVDPTDFDLPGLLFIDTPGHHSFSTLRSRGGALADIAVLVVDVNDGFQPQTEEAISILKRTGTPFVVAANKIDTTPGWNPQEGEPIQKSLEKQSERATSRLNENLYELIGDLSSAGFSADFYWRVQDFQSNIGVVPVSAMTMEGIPDLLTVLMGLSQRYMKEEMSIDVSGPGVGTVLEVKDERGFGATLDVVLYDGVVREGDTIVVGGRDDPIVTEVRALLQPRPNAEIRTEKRFERVDEVRAAAGVKIAAPDLDEAMSGAPVRVVRGDDVDAVKEEVRKELAKIEVDTAEDGVVVKADTLGSLEAMANALEEAEVPILRAEVGDIAPRDVTVAQTANEEKHQVILGFNVDVLPDAEDALDRTGVKLFDDDVIYQLVEEYDEYVEELERAQQETVLDKITKPARFRILQDHTFRQNDPAVVGVEVVSGTVQNNRPVAKFEGSEPKRVGSLSGIQHQGDDVDKAQAGERVSVAIDGPTVGRQIEEGDELWIELPEKHAKILEQELASEIRADEIEALKAYLEKRRKTDPFWGK; from the coding sequence ATGTCCGACACCAACACAGACCCCGAGTCCGCCGCCGACCCCGGCGCCCTCCGCACGCCCATCGTGGCGGTGCTCGGCCACGTCGACCACGGGAAGACGACGCTGCTCGACCGGATCCGCGGCTCTGCGGTCCAAGAGGGCGAGGCCGGCGCCATCACCCAGCACATCGGCGCGACGGCAGTCCCGCTGGAGACCATCTCCGAGATGGCGGGCGCGCTCGTCGACCCCACCGACTTCGACCTCCCCGGCCTACTGTTCATCGACACGCCCGGCCACCACTCGTTCTCGACGCTGCGCTCGCGCGGCGGCGCGCTCGCCGACATCGCGGTGCTCGTCGTCGACGTGAACGACGGCTTCCAGCCCCAGACCGAGGAGGCGATCAGCATCCTCAAGCGCACCGGCACGCCGTTCGTCGTCGCCGCCAACAAGATCGACACGACGCCCGGCTGGAATCCGCAAGAAGGCGAGCCGATCCAGAAGTCGCTGGAGAAGCAGTCCGAGCGCGCGACCTCCCGACTCAACGAGAACCTGTACGAACTGATCGGCGACCTGTCGTCGGCGGGCTTCTCGGCGGACTTCTACTGGCGCGTCCAGGACTTCCAGTCCAACATCGGCGTCGTCCCCGTCTCCGCGATGACGATGGAGGGCATCCCGGACCTCCTCACCGTCCTGATGGGCCTCTCCCAGCGCTACATGAAGGAGGAGATGTCCATCGACGTGTCCGGCCCGGGCGTCGGCACGGTGCTTGAAGTGAAAGACGAGCGCGGCTTCGGCGCGACGCTGGACGTGGTGCTGTACGACGGCGTCGTTCGCGAGGGCGACACCATCGTCGTCGGCGGTCGCGACGACCCCATCGTCACGGAGGTGCGCGCGCTGCTCCAACCGCGACCCAACGCCGAGATCCGGACGGAGAAGCGCTTCGAGCGCGTCGACGAGGTCCGCGCCGCGGCGGGTGTGAAGATCGCAGCGCCGGACCTCGACGAGGCGATGTCCGGCGCGCCCGTCCGCGTCGTCCGCGGCGACGACGTGGACGCGGTGAAAGAGGAGGTCCGCAAGGAACTCGCCAAGATCGAAGTCGACACCGCCGAGGACGGCGTCGTCGTCAAGGCCGACACCCTCGGATCGCTGGAGGCGATGGCGAACGCGCTGGAGGAGGCCGAGGTGCCCATCCTCCGCGCGGAGGTGGGCGACATCGCCCCGCGCGACGTGACCGTCGCTCAGACCGCCAACGAGGAGAAACACCAGGTGATCCTCGGGTTCAACGTCGACGTGCTCCCCGACGCCGAGGACGCGCTCGACCGCACCGGCGTGAAACTGTTCGACGACGACGTGATCTACCAACTCGTCGAGGAGTACGACGAGTACGTCGAGGAGTTGGAGCGCGCCCAGCAGGAGACGGTGCTCGACAAGATCACCAAGCCCGCGCGCTTCCGCATCCTCCAGGACCACACGTTCCGCCAGAACGACCCCGCCGTCGTCGGCGTCGAGGTCGTCTCCGGCACCGTCCAGAACAACCGCCCCGTGGCGAAGTTCGAGGGGAGCGAACCGAAGCGCGTCGGCTCCCTCTCGGGCATCCAGCACCAGGGCGACGACGTGGACAAAGCGCAGGCCGGCGAGCGCGTCTCCGTCGCCATCGACGGCCCAACGGTGGGTCGACAGATCGAGGAGGGCGACGAACTGTGGATCGAACTCCCCGAGAAGCACGCGAAGATCCTCGAACAGGAACTCGCCTCGGAGATCCGCGCCGACGAGATCGAGGCGCTGAAAGCGTACCTCGAGAAGCGGCGCAAGACCGACCCCTTCTGGGGGAAGTAG
- a CDS encoding methyl-accepting chemotaxis protein gives MRQILPGRLRGSYAAKFTIVVVAIVVFTGSVGAYSYTQTKAEIEHQVDTELTTSTATQSDKVALWVSQRRQTAQMVSRYDVMSTGNDVLIDAFLDAETDALPADVYDVYYVNETTNEVLASTGDDSDEHVFTAEEAAWATEDRSFDESDDVYRSDQYDAGGTPTIAFVSQVANDDDRIVVVKADVTNMSASIESTFTGGFSMVVDTGDGEVMMDETGDNLDTTYELGTDTAVVRDGAAGNTDVVSMDPVDGLVDERFLLGYSPVAGTDWVVVTHVPASEAYAISDSVEQYILLLVGGALVGLVALGVTIGRSTVRSLTDLKRKANALEDGDLDVAVESDRSDEIGQLYEAFAGMRDSLKTQIAEASAAAEEAARQREQAQAMSARMRDRADDYSAVMAECADGDLTARMAVDTDDRAMREIGEAFNEMMDDLERALGRVDAVADEVARVSETASHGVEEAERAATEVAASVEEISAGADEQADHLTDVTDEMATLSATVEEVAATAEQVADRSETAAERGERGSTLADDAITEMGTIESHSEETAAVVRGLKREVEEIGAVVDLIDGIAEQTNTLALNASIEAARAGAEGDGFAVVADEVKQLATETRDATKRIDSLIDGVQSSTDDAVADIEEMRTRVDDGSETVAAGLNALRDVVDAVEEANDGMQSISTAADDQATSTEEVVSMAEEVAAVGEQTAAEASTVSAAAEEQSASLDQVSAEVGQLAERAEGLRRLTDRFETRTVDAAAAPQPTLESDDLAAATDGGDDAR, from the coding sequence ATGAGGCAGATACTACCCGGCCGACTTCGCGGGAGCTACGCGGCCAAGTTTACTATCGTCGTCGTCGCCATCGTCGTCTTCACCGGTTCGGTCGGCGCCTACTCGTACACCCAGACGAAGGCAGAGATCGAACACCAAGTCGACACGGAGTTGACGACGTCGACGGCGACGCAGTCCGACAAGGTGGCGCTGTGGGTGAGTCAACGGCGACAGACGGCACAGATGGTCTCGCGGTACGACGTGATGAGCACCGGGAACGACGTGCTGATCGACGCGTTCCTCGACGCCGAGACGGACGCGTTGCCGGCGGACGTCTACGACGTGTACTACGTCAACGAGACGACCAACGAGGTCCTCGCGAGCACCGGCGACGACAGTGACGAGCACGTCTTCACGGCCGAGGAGGCCGCGTGGGCGACCGAGGATCGGTCCTTCGACGAGTCGGACGACGTGTATCGGTCGGACCAGTACGACGCCGGGGGGACGCCGACTATCGCGTTCGTCTCGCAGGTGGCCAACGACGACGACCGCATCGTCGTCGTGAAAGCCGACGTGACCAACATGTCTGCGAGCATCGAGTCGACGTTCACCGGCGGCTTCTCCATGGTCGTCGACACCGGCGACGGCGAGGTGATGATGGACGAGACCGGCGACAATCTCGACACGACCTACGAACTCGGCACCGACACCGCCGTCGTCCGAGACGGCGCGGCGGGCAACACCGACGTGGTGTCGATGGACCCCGTAGACGGACTCGTCGACGAGCGCTTCCTGCTCGGCTACTCTCCGGTCGCCGGGACCGACTGGGTCGTCGTCACCCACGTGCCAGCGAGCGAGGCCTACGCCATCAGCGACTCCGTCGAGCAGTACATCCTCCTGCTCGTCGGCGGCGCGCTCGTTGGCCTGGTCGCGCTCGGCGTGACTATCGGTCGGAGTACGGTCCGCTCGCTGACCGACCTCAAGCGCAAGGCGAACGCGCTGGAGGACGGCGACCTCGACGTGGCCGTCGAGAGTGACCGCAGCGACGAGATCGGCCAACTGTACGAGGCGTTCGCCGGGATGCGCGACTCGCTGAAGACTCAGATCGCAGAGGCGTCGGCGGCCGCCGAGGAGGCGGCGCGCCAGCGTGAGCAGGCGCAGGCGATGTCCGCGCGCATGCGCGACCGCGCCGACGACTACAGCGCCGTGATGGCCGAGTGTGCCGACGGCGACCTGACGGCCCGGATGGCCGTCGACACCGACGACCGCGCGATGCGCGAGATCGGCGAGGCGTTCAACGAGATGATGGACGACCTCGAACGTGCGCTCGGTCGCGTCGACGCCGTCGCCGACGAGGTCGCCCGCGTCAGCGAGACCGCCAGCCACGGCGTCGAGGAGGCCGAGCGAGCGGCGACGGAGGTCGCGGCGTCCGTCGAGGAGATCTCCGCCGGCGCCGACGAGCAGGCCGACCACCTCACCGACGTGACCGACGAGATGGCGACGCTGTCGGCGACCGTCGAAGAGGTCGCGGCCACCGCCGAGCAGGTCGCCGACCGCTCGGAGACTGCCGCCGAGCGCGGCGAGCGCGGGAGCACACTCGCCGACGACGCCATCACCGAGATGGGCACGATCGAATCACACAGCGAGGAGACCGCCGCGGTCGTCCGTGGACTGAAACGCGAGGTCGAAGAGATCGGTGCGGTCGTCGACCTAATCGACGGGATCGCAGAGCAGACGAACACGCTGGCCCTGAACGCCTCCATCGAGGCCGCCAGAGCGGGCGCCGAGGGCGACGGATTCGCCGTGGTCGCCGACGAGGTGAAACAGCTCGCGACGGAGACGCGCGACGCCACCAAGCGGATCGACTCGCTCATCGACGGCGTGCAGTCGTCGACCGACGACGCGGTGGCAGACATCGAGGAGATGCGTACCCGCGTCGACGACGGGAGCGAGACCGTCGCAGCCGGGCTGAACGCCCTCCGAGACGTGGTCGACGCCGTCGAAGAGGCCAACGACGGGATGCAGTCAATCTCGACCGCCGCCGACGACCAGGCCACCTCCACCGAGGAGGTCGTCTCGATGGCCGAGGAGGTCGCGGCGGTGGGCGAGCAGACCGCCGCGGAGGCGAGCACCGTCTCCGCCGCCGCCGAGGAGCAGTCTGCCTCCCTCGATCAGGTGAGCGCGGAGGTCGGACAACTCGCCGAGCGTGCCGAGGGGCTTCGCCGCCTCACCGACCGCTTCGAGACGCGGACCGTCGACGCTGCGGCTGCCCCACAGCCGACTCTCGAATCGGACGACCTCGCCGCCGCGACCGACGGCGGCGACGACGCGCGGTAG
- a CDS encoding M28 family metallopeptidase: MHLDDDLAAAIGRAWTDTDPWEFVTDLTALGSRMAASEGEARAADLVADAFRDAGLDRVRQEPFDAPEWRRGETTLRLTSPGDRPFDAIALPYCPSGEAAGELVDVGYGTPAEIDEVDVDGKVAVASTTTPDDSRFVHRMEKFGAAAEAGAEAFVFVNHVPGQLPPTGSLTFGEEASIPAVGVSKETGAWLTEYAQEGGTGTVELSVDAETVPGESQNVLGHVGPRTDEYVLATAHYDAHDISEGALDNGCGIATLVVAAHVLAAADLDIGVRFAAVGCEETGLLGSEHLAETTDLDMVKAVVNVDGAGRFRDLVAMTHTSAATADVAERVGETTRQPVHVREDPHPFSDQWPFVRRGVAALQLHSDSGERGRGWGHTHADTRDKVDDRCIREHGVLTALMARELAAERTEVPVLDPYELERTFRDADFEPGMKAAGLWPADWE; this comes from the coding sequence ATGCACCTCGACGACGACCTCGCCGCGGCGATCGGCCGGGCGTGGACCGACACCGACCCGTGGGAGTTCGTCACCGACCTCACCGCGCTGGGGAGCCGGATGGCCGCCAGCGAGGGCGAGGCCCGGGCAGCCGACCTCGTCGCCGACGCGTTCCGCGACGCCGGCCTCGACCGCGTCCGACAGGAGCCGTTCGACGCGCCCGAGTGGCGCCGCGGCGAGACGACGCTGCGACTCACGTCGCCCGGGGACCGGCCGTTCGACGCGATCGCGTTGCCCTACTGTCCGAGCGGTGAGGCCGCCGGCGAGTTGGTCGACGTGGGCTACGGCACGCCCGCGGAAATCGACGAGGTCGACGTGGACGGGAAGGTCGCGGTCGCCTCGACCACCACGCCCGACGACTCGCGGTTCGTCCACCGGATGGAGAAGTTCGGCGCCGCCGCGGAAGCGGGAGCCGAGGCGTTCGTCTTCGTCAACCACGTCCCGGGCCAACTGCCGCCGACGGGGTCGCTCACCTTCGGCGAGGAGGCGTCCATCCCCGCGGTCGGCGTCAGCAAGGAGACGGGCGCGTGGCTCACCGAGTACGCCCAAGAGGGCGGCACCGGCACCGTCGAACTGTCGGTCGACGCCGAGACGGTGCCCGGGGAGTCACAGAACGTGCTCGGCCACGTCGGCCCCCGAACCGACGAGTACGTGCTCGCGACGGCCCACTACGACGCCCACGACATCAGCGAGGGCGCCCTCGACAACGGCTGTGGCATCGCGACGCTGGTCGTCGCCGCGCACGTGCTCGCGGCCGCCGACCTCGACATCGGCGTCCGGTTCGCCGCCGTCGGCTGTGAGGAGACCGGCCTCCTGGGGTCGGAGCACCTCGCCGAGACGACGGATCTGGACATGGTGAAGGCCGTCGTCAACGTCGACGGGGCGGGGCGGTTCCGCGACCTCGTGGCGATGACGCACACCTCCGCGGCGACCGCCGACGTCGCCGAGCGCGTCGGCGAGACCACCCGCCAGCCGGTGCACGTGCGCGAGGATCCCCACCCGTTCTCCGACCAGTGGCCGTTCGTCCGCCGGGGCGTGGCCGCGCTGCAACTCCACTCCGACAGCGGCGAGCGGGGGCGAGGCTGGGGACACACCCACGCCGACACGCGCGACAAGGTCGACGACCGCTGCATCCGCGAACACGGCGTGTTGACGGCGCTGATGGCCCGCGAGTTGGCCGCCGAGCGAACGGAGGTGCCGGTGCTCGACCCGTACGAACTGGAACGGACGTTCCGCGACGCCGACTTCGAGCCGGGGATGAAGGCGGCTGGGCTGTGGCCCGCCGACTGGGAGTGA
- a CDS encoding CPBP family intramembrane glutamic endopeptidase — translation MNVELGPPEGTVEGREVAIRVAQAVLAIVAGLVAASALVPAFEWLAQALGFGANSAVGAAFVTVGNVAGFAVAGLAFLFYAGDLDILRVRRPTARDAVVVLVGSVGLIAAGYAILYAFATAGLTPSTNRALENPPSYFLLMIPLSFLTVAVGEEILFRGVVQGELRRALGPAGAIAGASLLFGLLHYLAGAGTPTQRLVYVAVAALLGVGLGAMYEYTDNLVVPVVVHGAYNATQFAVQYLSATGAV, via the coding sequence GTGAACGTCGAACTCGGTCCCCCCGAGGGGACCGTCGAGGGGCGCGAGGTCGCGATCCGTGTCGCGCAGGCCGTCCTCGCCATCGTCGCCGGCCTCGTCGCCGCGTCGGCGCTGGTGCCGGCGTTCGAGTGGCTCGCGCAGGCGTTGGGATTCGGCGCGAACTCGGCGGTAGGGGCCGCGTTCGTCACCGTCGGCAACGTCGCCGGCTTCGCCGTGGCGGGGCTGGCGTTCCTGTTTTACGCCGGCGACCTCGACATCCTGCGGGTTCGCCGGCCGACCGCCCGCGACGCGGTCGTGGTCCTCGTCGGCTCCGTCGGACTGATCGCCGCCGGCTACGCGATCCTCTACGCGTTCGCGACGGCTGGACTGACGCCGAGCACGAACCGGGCGCTGGAGAATCCGCCGAGCTACTTCCTGTTGATGATCCCGCTGTCGTTCCTCACCGTCGCGGTCGGCGAGGAGATCCTCTTTCGCGGCGTCGTCCAGGGGGAGTTGCGCCGGGCACTGGGGCCCGCCGGTGCGATCGCCGGCGCGTCGCTACTGTTCGGGTTGTTGCACTACCTCGCCGGCGCCGGGACGCCGACCCAGCGGCTCGTGTACGTCGCGGTCGCCGCGCTGCTGGGCGTGGGGTTGGGCGCGATGTACGAGTACACCGACAACCTCGTCGTCCCCGTCGTCGTCCACGGCGCGTACAACGCGACCCAGTTCGCCGTCCAGTACCTCTCGGCGACCGGCGCGGTCTGA
- a CDS encoding DUF5811 family protein, with translation MNGNNPYAGAPGVVEAGRPEEIDLTADQKDALRRAVATIVTRTESYLPDGYAVGSELSYGANGPQATVAVQPPVGHAVSAGFSPDIDDIEAGLDTEDREEVARGLAASAAVQVMSAVGDDLEPTAR, from the coding sequence ATGAACGGTAACAACCCCTATGCGGGGGCTCCCGGCGTCGTCGAGGCGGGTCGTCCCGAGGAAATCGACCTCACCGCCGATCAGAAGGACGCGCTCCGCCGGGCGGTCGCCACCATCGTCACACGGACCGAGTCGTATCTCCCCGACGGCTACGCCGTCGGCTCCGAACTCTCCTACGGCGCCAACGGTCCGCAGGCGACCGTCGCCGTCCAACCGCCCGTCGGCCACGCCGTCTCGGCGGGCTTCTCGCCCGACATCGACGACATCGAGGCCGGCCTCGACACCGAGGACCGCGAGGAGGTCGCCCGTGGCCTCGCCGCCAGCGCCGCAGTGCAGGTGATGTCCGCCGTCGGCGACGACCTCGAACCGACCGCGCGATAA
- a CDS encoding pyruvoyl-dependent arginine decarboxylase encodes MDILVADGVGHGPTELAAYDAALADAGVGDFNLVTVSSVVPADATVEAVGTAPDLGPAGDRLTVVQAHAAASPADATDTDSVTACLGWATGPGPGLFYEADGSDATAVRETVLEGLDAGRDLRDWTFDHEETCCATVDTDESAYAAAVVVAAYGDSEPIA; translated from the coding sequence ATGGACATCCTCGTCGCGGACGGCGTCGGCCACGGCCCCACCGAGTTGGCCGCCTACGACGCCGCGCTCGCCGACGCCGGCGTGGGCGACTTCAACCTCGTGACCGTCTCCTCGGTCGTGCCCGCGGATGCGACCGTCGAGGCCGTCGGCACCGCCCCCGACCTCGGTCCCGCGGGCGACCGCCTCACCGTCGTGCAGGCGCACGCCGCCGCCTCGCCCGCGGACGCCACCGACACCGACAGCGTCACTGCCTGCCTCGGGTGGGCGACCGGCCCCGGGCCGGGCCTGTTCTACGAGGCCGACGGCAGCGACGCCACCGCCGTCCGCGAGACGGTGCTGGAGGGACTCGACGCCGGGCGCGACCTCCGCGACTGGACGTTCGACCACGAGGAGACGTGCTGTGCGACCGTCGACACCGACGAGTCGGCGTACGCCGCCGCGGTCGTCGTCGCCGCCTACGGCGACAGCGAGCCGATCGCCTGA
- the pan2 gene encoding proteasome-activating nucleotidase Pan2: MSRSPSLPDRPRLDLDPDMSEAERLEALRKHFARIVQVNDELDDRLEEAEGRRNDLREEVDELKRRNETLKTSSLYIATVEELTEDGAVIKQHGNNQEVLTDLSPRLDDELEAGDRVAINDSFSVQTVLDDETDARAQAMEVDASPEVTYADIGGIDEQVREVREAVEAPLVNADQFREVGITPPSGVLLHGPPGTGKTMLAKAVANETDATFIKMAGSELVRKFIGEGARLVRDLFKLAAEREPAVIFIDEIDAVAAKRTDSKTSGDAEVQRTMMQLLSEMDGFDDRGEIRIIAATNRFDMLDDAILRPGRFDRLIEVPKPGPEGRERILEIHTADMSVADDVDFADLALELDDYSGADIAALTTEAGMFAIRDERTTVHREDFENAREKVETDSEGPVFNDGEFGRYQY; encoded by the coding sequence ATGTCTCGGAGTCCGTCCCTCCCCGACCGGCCCCGCCTCGATCTGGATCCCGACATGAGCGAGGCCGAGCGGCTGGAGGCACTTCGCAAGCACTTCGCGCGGATCGTCCAGGTGAACGATGAGTTGGACGACCGACTCGAAGAGGCAGAGGGTCGCCGGAACGACCTCCGCGAGGAGGTTGACGAGCTCAAGCGGCGCAACGAGACGCTGAAGACGTCCTCGCTGTACATCGCCACCGTCGAAGAGCTCACCGAAGACGGCGCCGTGATCAAACAGCACGGCAACAACCAGGAGGTGCTCACCGACCTCTCGCCGCGGCTGGACGACGAACTGGAGGCGGGCGACCGCGTCGCCATCAACGACTCGTTCAGTGTCCAGACCGTCCTCGACGACGAGACGGACGCCCGGGCGCAGGCGATGGAGGTCGACGCCTCGCCCGAGGTCACCTACGCCGACATCGGCGGCATCGACGAGCAGGTGCGCGAGGTGCGCGAGGCCGTCGAGGCGCCGCTGGTGAACGCCGACCAGTTCCGCGAGGTCGGCATCACGCCGCCCAGCGGCGTGCTCCTCCACGGCCCGCCGGGGACGGGGAAGACGATGCTCGCGAAGGCCGTCGCCAACGAGACCGACGCGACGTTCATCAAGATGGCCGGCTCCGAGTTGGTCCGGAAGTTCATCGGTGAGGGTGCCCGCCTCGTGCGCGACCTGTTCAAACTGGCCGCCGAGCGCGAACCCGCCGTCATCTTCATCGACGAAATCGATGCCGTCGCAGCCAAGCGGACGGACTCGAAGACCTCCGGCGACGCGGAGGTCCAGCGCACGATGATGCAGTTGCTCTCGGAGATGGACGGCTTCGACGACCGTGGTGAGATCCGCATCATCGCGGCGACGAACCGCTTCGACATGCTCGACGACGCCATCCTCCGTCCGGGCCGGTTCGACCGCCTCATCGAGGTGCCCAAGCCCGGTCCCGAGGGCCGCGAGCGCATTCTCGAAATCCACACGGCGGACATGAGCGTCGCCGACGACGTCGACTTCGCCGACCTCGCGCTCGAACTCGACGACTACTCCGGTGCCGACATCGCCGCCCTCACAACCGAGGCGGGGATGTTCGCCATCCGCGACGAGCGCACGACCGTCCACCGCGAGGACTTCGAGAACGCCCGCGAGAAGGTCGAGACCGACTCCGAGGGCCCCGTGTTCAACGACGGCGAGTTCGGGCGCTACCAGTACTGA
- the pepF gene encoding oligoendopeptidase F — MSSVPERSEIDAEYKWSVDSIYADDEEWEAAYDACEERLDDVRAYEGRVTESAATLLELLETYEDVFRDVAKVSSYAQLRSSEDTRDQEYQAMSSKAQALSAEASSASSYLEPELQELDEADFQAFVEEEPALAEYEHFVDDVLRMKPHTRSAEVEELLADLSEVTGGAGEAYSMLANADMTFPTVEDPDGEDVEISQGNFTTLLQKPDREFRQRVHEEFYGEWKEVRNTVGTTLAKSVKKDVKLAEARNYDTAREAALDGPNVPVEVYDTLVDTVRDNLDSLGRHADLKRKALGVDTLEMWDLYMSLTGDEGPDISYEEAKEHVIAAVEPLGEEYQQRMAEGLESRWVDVYENRGKRSGAFSSGTYDTQPFILMNYQDDAASMYTLAHELGHSMHSELAKEAQPWQDADYEIFVAEVASTVNETLLTKHLLENVDDDELRIHALDQYLERFRSTLFRQTMFAAFEQAIHEHDEAGKPLTPDVFDELYGDLKAEFYGHADANVDDHIRREWMRIPHFYYNYYVYQYSTGISAAAAIVDRIEREGEVAAEEYREALRAGGSEYPIDVLDIAGIDMTDSGSIESAIAVYDDYLDEAAALLDL; from the coding sequence ATGAGTTCGGTACCCGAACGATCGGAGATCGACGCGGAGTACAAGTGGAGCGTCGACTCCATCTACGCCGACGACGAGGAGTGGGAGGCCGCCTACGATGCGTGCGAGGAGCGTCTCGACGACGTCCGCGCGTACGAGGGGCGCGTCACCGAGAGTGCCGCGACGCTGCTGGAGTTGCTGGAGACGTACGAGGACGTGTTCCGCGACGTGGCGAAGGTCAGTTCCTACGCGCAGTTGCGCTCCAGCGAGGACACCCGCGACCAGGAGTACCAGGCGATGTCGTCGAAGGCGCAGGCGCTGTCGGCGGAGGCGTCGAGCGCGTCGAGCTACCTCGAACCGGAACTGCAGGAACTGGACGAGGCCGACTTCCAGGCGTTCGTCGAGGAGGAACCCGCGCTCGCCGAGTACGAGCACTTCGTCGACGACGTGCTCCGAATGAAGCCCCACACGCGCTCGGCGGAGGTGGAGGAACTGCTCGCGGACCTGAGCGAGGTCACCGGCGGCGCCGGCGAGGCGTACTCGATGCTCGCGAACGCGGACATGACGTTCCCGACCGTCGAGGACCCCGACGGCGAGGACGTGGAGATCTCGCAGGGTAACTTCACCACCCTCCTCCAGAAGCCCGACCGCGAGTTCCGCCAGCGCGTCCACGAGGAGTTCTACGGCGAGTGGAAGGAGGTGCGCAACACGGTCGGCACGACGCTCGCCAAGAGCGTGAAGAAGGACGTGAAGCTCGCGGAGGCGCGCAACTACGACACCGCCCGCGAAGCCGCCCTCGACGGGCCGAACGTCCCGGTCGAGGTGTACGACACGCTCGTCGACACCGTCCGCGACAACCTCGACTCGCTGGGTCGCCACGCCGACCTCAAGCGGAAGGCGCTCGGCGTCGACACCCTGGAGATGTGGGACCTGTACATGTCGCTGACGGGCGACGAGGGCCCCGACATCAGCTACGAGGAGGCCAAAGAGCACGTGATCGCGGCGGTCGAACCGCTCGGTGAGGAGTATCAGCAGCGCATGGCCGAGGGCCTGGAGTCGCGCTGGGTCGACGTGTACGAGAACCGCGGGAAGCGCTCGGGTGCGTTCTCCTCGGGGACGTACGACACCCAGCCGTTCATCCTGATGAACTACCAGGACGACGCCGCCTCGATGTACACGCTGGCCCACGAGTTGGGCCACTCGATGCACTCGGAGTTGGCGAAGGAGGCGCAGCCGTGGCAGGACGCCGACTACGAGATTTTCGTCGCCGAGGTCGCCTCGACGGTCAACGAGACGCTGCTCACGAAGCACCTGCTGGAGAACGTCGACGACGACGAACTCCGGATCCACGCGCTCGACCAGTACCTCGAACGCTTCCGCTCGACGCTGTTCCGCCAGACGATGTTCGCGGCGTTCGAGCAGGCGATCCACGAGCACGACGAGGCGGGCAAGCCGCTCACGCCCGACGTGTTCGACGAGTTGTACGGCGACCTGAAGGCGGAGTTCTACGGCCACGCCGACGCGAACGTCGACGACCACATCCGCCGCGAGTGGATGCGCATCCCGCACTTCTACTACAACTACTACGTCTACCAGTACTCGACGGGCATCTCCGCGGCCGCGGCCATCGTCGACCGCATCGAGCGCGAGGGCGAGGTCGCCGCCGAGGAGTACCGCGAGGCGCTCCGCGCGGGCGGCTCCGAGTACCCCATCGACGTGCTCGACATCGCCGGCATCGACATGACCGACAGCGGATCCATCGAGTCGGCCATCGCGGTGTACGACGACTACCTCGACGAGGCCGCGGCGCTGCTCGACCTGTAA
- a CDS encoding PRC-barrel domain-containing protein: protein MADILAENLSGKAVMGSDGTELGMLYNITMDLKTGSLSDLLVTPNEELAPAQVPFDRDESGRFHVPVSSVQAVKDYIVVRT from the coding sequence ATGGCAGACATCCTCGCCGAGAACCTCTCGGGCAAGGCCGTCATGGGCTCCGACGGCACCGAGTTGGGTATGCTGTACAACATCACGATGGACCTGAAGACGGGCTCGCTGTCGGACCTGCTCGTCACGCCGAACGAGGAACTCGCACCGGCGCAGGTGCCGTTCGACCGCGACGAGTCCGGGCGCTTCCACGTGCCGGTCTCGAGCGTGCAGGCCGTGAAGGACTACATCGTCGTCCGCACGTAA
- a CDS encoding NOB1 family endonuclease has product MEVLDSSAFIHGYDSDEQTASIPAVQAELTGETALRFDAEEGAGMHIHVPGEGALGRVRRAAEETGDAAELSDTDLRLLAAAFELDATLVTDDYAMQNVAERMDVRVRVIARDGISEEIEWRFQCSGCGRTFDENRDRCPICGSDLSRKNPT; this is encoded by the coding sequence ATGGAAGTCCTCGACTCATCGGCGTTCATCCACGGCTACGACAGCGACGAGCAGACGGCCTCCATCCCCGCGGTGCAGGCGGAACTCACCGGCGAGACCGCCCTCCGCTTCGACGCCGAGGAGGGTGCCGGGATGCACATCCACGTCCCCGGCGAGGGCGCACTCGGGCGCGTCCGTCGCGCCGCCGAGGAGACGGGTGACGCCGCGGAGCTGTCGGACACCGACCTCCGCCTGCTGGCGGCGGCGTTCGAACTCGACGCGACGCTCGTCACCGACGACTACGCCATGCAGAACGTCGCCGAGCGCATGGACGTGCGGGTGCGCGTCATCGCGCGCGACGGGATCAGCGAAGAGATCGAGTGGCGCTTCCAGTGTTCTGGCTGCGGGCGCACGTTCGACGAGAACCGCGACCGCTGCCCCATCTGCGGCAGCGACCTCTCGCGCAAGAACCCGACGTAA